From the Rhinolophus sinicus isolate RSC01 linkage group LG02, ASM3656204v1, whole genome shotgun sequence genome, one window contains:
- the QDPR gene encoding dihydropteridine reductase isoform X1, with product MAAAAGEARRVLVYGGRGALGSRCVQAFRARNWWVASIDVVENEEASASVVVKMTDSFTEQADQVTAEVGKLLGEEKVDAILCVAGGWAGGNAKSKSLFKNCDLMWKQSMWTSTISSHLATKHLKEGGLLTLAGAKAALDGTPGMIGYGMAKGAVHQLCQSLAGKNSGMPARSAAIAVLPVTLDTPMNRKSMPEADFSSWTPLEFLVETFHDWIIEKNRPSSGSLIQVVTTEGKTELTPAYF from the exons ATGGCGGCGGCTGCAGGCGAGGCGCGCCGGGTGCTGGTGTACGGCGGCAGGGGCGCGCTGGGCTCCCGATGCGTGCAGGCGTTCCGGGCCCGCAACTGG TGGGTCGCCAGCATTGACGTAGTGGAGAATGAAGAGGCCAGTGCCAGTGTTGTTGTCAAAATGACGGACTCATTTACGGAGCAGGCTGACCAG GTGACTGCTGAGGTCGGAAAGCTCTTGGGTGAAGAGAAGGTGGACGCCATCCTTTGTGTGGCTGGAGGATGGGCCGGAGGCAATGCCAAGTCCAAGT CTCTCTTTAAAAACTGTGACCTGATGTGGAAGCAGAGCATGTGGACGTCGACCATCTCCAGCCACCTGGCCACCAAGCACCTCAAGGAAGGAGGCCTCCTGACTTTGGCCGGTGCCAAGGCTGCCCTAGATGGGACTCCTG gGATGATTGGCTACGGCATGGCCAAGGGCGCCGTCCATCAGCTTTGCCAGAGCCTCGCGGGGAAGAACAGTGGCATGCCGGCCAGGTCTGCGGCCATCGCCGTGCTCCC GGTTACCCTGGATACTCCGATGAATAGGAAATCCATGCCCGAAGCCGACTTCAGCTCCTGGACGCCCCTCGAGTTCCTCGTCGA AACTTTCCACGACTGGATCATAGAGAAAAACCGACCAAGCTCAGGAAGCCTAATCCAGGTGGTAACCACAGAGGGAAAGACGGAGCTTACCCCAGCGTATTTTTAA